GAAACGGCGTGGCCGTGCCGTTACCGAGGTTTTTGTTCGTTGGTCAGGTTCTTCCGCAGACGACGATACATGGGAACTTTTGTGGGCGTTACAGAATCAGTTtccgcaccttgtgggcaaggtgctctaATGGGGGAGGCCTTGTTATGGGCCTGCTGGGACAATGGCATCACAGCCCAAGGAAGAGATATGGATTTGGGTAGCAAATGGGATATATTCCATCTTCTAGAAGGATTCCTCAGTTATGTTAATTTACAGTTATAGCCCTGAACGATCTGTTGGTGTAACAGATTGAGATGTTTCTAGGcacatcttttattttctgtatttcaAGTATTAGCAGCTGTTAAAAGAGAGGGAAAATAGCTAGGATTCgattagaatatattctaaccgaATCACCTATTTAAGAGAcgagaaagaaagtaaaaggtagacaagaaaattgattgtAATTATTTCCCCTTTTGAGAGATCGGGCCTCTCTAAGAGGCCCTCCCCTAATATTCAGCACTATTTATCTCATTCTACACTCATTTCCTTAAGTATAACCCTTTACAGAAATGatgaatattattaaaaaaaagctaGTCCTTTCACCCCTTTCCAATTGTGAgtgaattaaaatattaaatcccATTGCCCCGCATAAACTGCTAACCGGTTCGGTCCTGATTCATTTCCCCCAATATCCGCTCTTCCTGTCTTTGCTTCCTTGGCCAAAACTGCTCTTGCATATACAGGCCGGTGGCGTCACACCCATGAAACCCGTCGCCTGAAATGTCCCGGACTTGGCGGCGCTATCCCcattattttcttcataaaTGCAATCAACTAGCCAGTTCGCTTGTAATTCCACTGGGAGCGTTACAGTCTGGAGCTTTCCCGAACCGCTCCCTGCACAATCCGCAATCTCCATATCGTCAGTCGCCTCCCAGTCTTCCATTTCTGCCGGACGAGATTGAACAATCAGAGTGGAGGTAACGGCCGTTGATTCCGCATCATTGATTCTACCGGATCTTCCGCTACCCACCCGATTGCCAGAATCCGGGATTGGGTCTTCCACAACTTGCGCGGATCCGTGCCCTCTCGAATCGCTCGACAATCTTCACTGAAATCAGCATCCCCGATAAAAGCGGAGTTTCCTATTTATGGggccttatttttttcttctacaaatgcgttttgagattaaaaacttcaaaattaaaaaaaattaaaattgcgCCACGTAGGGATTGTTCTAAGGCAGCGCCGTGTGTTATAAATACAAGGATCCGGCTAGGGTTTCTGGGATTGTGAGGCgccggtgagagagagagagagagagatgggtatCTTTATGAGGCGTAGGATGACCGACGAAGATCGCATCCGCTACAACAAAGAACTTGTGGAGAGTGAAGTGAGTAAAATTAATTCCCTTCGTCTACTACGCCTAAATCTATTTGCCTGTGCCTGCAGCTTTAACACTCCTTCGTTGTTATAGTGCTTTGATGTTCACCCACCTCGCGTCCCATATTGTGGTTTGATTGGACCAGTATCAGGGCGTAGACGCACAGAGTGCGAACGATTTTCGCTGCTCGCAATCGAAGAATACAACCGTCGCTCCATAGTTGGTGTTTCtgttttatctatttatttattttctcactTCTTCTGGATGGAGATGAATGTTTGTTATGCTGAAATAATAGTCAGTTACTCCTTTTTCTGtgacaataattatatattcatgATGACTTTTGTGTGCAGCCTGGAACTTCACGACTGGCGCTCGTGAAGGTTACGAAAGCAATGTTTCAGATTCGCTTTGTAGCCAGGTATTATATAACCTTTGAGGCCAAGGAGAAGGATTCTGCTGGAGGCCAGTCTAAGACCTATCAAGCTGTGGTGAATCAACCGCCCCCCAGAGGGGGTGCTTTCTCCGTGTTGTCTTTCAGGGAGTGTGAGCAAGAGCAAGGTAAAGGAATTTACATCTAAAGGAagattaatttgattaattagtttAACTCTTTGTTTGTTTCTGTTGCGTTTGTCGATTCACTAGGAATTTAGGAAAGCCTTTTGTTGATCCGaaccatttaaaaattaatctcCAGTAACCTTTCCTTTTTCAATACTTGACATGAATTAGTACTAGAGGCTATTGTTAATTTTACACTgctattattaattttatagtttttttttttttataagtaataaattggtcttattaaaaacgtaaggcgcccctacgtacaccgAAAGTATACAAGAAGAATCACTTAgctagaaagcgaaaaacgaAACAGCCCacaaacaaaaagagagaaaccCAACAGACCCCTTAACAACCAAATTaaaagccctcaaacccaaaccctcaaCACAACTCACAAAGAGCACTCAAAGTTACAAGAacgaaacccaaacaaacccacaataACCAAAGCCCTTAAACCCAAAGCCCACAATGAACAATCAACGCTCAAGCACCTGAGCCTTTCCTTTCCTTGGCATAGAGGACACCCTTGCATTGCCGTAGTTTATgaagcttttcaaattcaacacctcTCTCTTTCCTTAGATCTTCAGGTGTGCAACCTTTTTAACGTGATGGAGCTCCTCTCCAATGGCATCCCCAACCCCATTCGACACCTAAGCCAAGGACATATGTCGGGATGACACTCAAGGTGTAAAAAACCATCTATCGAGACGGGCCAAAACCAAACGACCACTTCAGAGATTGAGTCAAGCCATCCGACCCGAAAGTTGCCCCCTTGTCAGCATTAGGAGCAACACAACCTTTCCCTATCTTCTCTTCCACATGCCTCTTGGCATTCTCACTTAACAGAACCATAGAAGGCCCCTCAGACCTGTGAGAATCCACCAGAGACACTGAAGTCGGCAGGGAGGGAAAGTCTAACCATGAACCAACCAGATTCTTGAGCTCCTGTGAAACCAAGACCTCTGGCACATCCAACTCGGCAGAAGGAGAATCAACCACTGGATCAGAAACACACCCACCAGCGAAGGACATCCGATCTGCAAAACTCCTGGAGCACGATGGACCCAACCCCTCCCCATCTGAAGCCCGCCTCGCAGCCACACCAGGGACCAAAGACAGAACAGGACTCAGCTCCACAACA
This DNA window, taken from Alnus glutinosa chromosome 5, dhAlnGlut1.1, whole genome shotgun sequence, encodes the following:
- the LOC133868674 gene encoding uncharacterized protein LOC133868674 isoform X1, with protein sequence MGIFMRRRMTDEDRIRYNKELVESECFDVHPPRVPYCGLIGPVSGRRRTECERFSLLAIEEYNRRSIPGTSRLALVKVTKAMFQIRFVARYYITFEAKEKDSAGGQSKTYQAVVNQPPPRGGAFSVLSFRECEQEQEGSGNIRGKEWLWKGHTF
- the LOC133868674 gene encoding uncharacterized protein LOC133868674 isoform X3 — protein: MGIFMRRRMTDEDRIRYNKELVESECFDVHPPRVPYCGLIGPVSGRRRTECERFSLLAIEEYNRRSIPGTSRLALVKVTKAMFQIRFVARYYITFEAKEKDSAGGQSKTYQAVVNQPPPRGGAFSVLSFRECEQEQGNIRGKEWLWKGHTF
- the LOC133868674 gene encoding uncharacterized protein LOC133868674 isoform X2, which translates into the protein MGIFMRRRMTDEDRIRYNKELVESECFDVHPPRVPYCGLIGPVSGRRRTECERFSLLAIEEYNRRSIPGTSRLALVKVTKAMFQIRFVARYYITFEAKEKDSAGGQSKTYQAVVNQPPPRGGAFSVLSFRECEQEQGSGNIRGKEWLWKGHTF